The nucleotide window GACGGTGGTGACCGCGCGCGCGGCGCCGCGTACGACGTCGTGGGCGCTCGCGACCGCCACGGGCCAGCCCACGAGGGCGAAGCACGGGAGGTCGTTGACGTCGTTGCCGACGTAGAGCACGCGCTCGGGCGCGATGCCCTGTTCCTCGCACCACTGCTTCAGCGCGAGGTCCTTGCGGTCGATGCCGTGCAGCACGGGGATCCTGAGCTTGCGTGCGCGGGCGGCGACGACCGGGTTCTGCTCCGTGGAGAGGATCAGCATCGACAGGCCGCTCCTGCGCAGGGCCGCGATGCCGAGTCCGTCGCCGCGGTGCACGGAGACGAACTCCTTTCCGTCGGAGTCGATCAGCACCCTGTCGTCGGTCTGGGTGCCGTCGAAGTCGAGGACGACCGCGTCGATGTCGGCCGCGGTCGGAAGGGTGCCGGGCCTGTTCGCGTCGAAGAGCGGCGCGAGGGCCCGGGCACGGGCGAGGTCGTGCGGGTCGTCGATCTCCAGGACCCGCGCGGGGTCGGTGCGGACGAGTTCCGTCCGCCCGAAGAAGCGGTGCTTGTGCTCGCGCAGGCCGGCCGCGTCCATGGCGTACGCGGCGCCGGTCTCCAGGAGGTCCTGGGGGCGGTCCTGGCGGCGCGGCCGGAAGGACTTGTCGTGGTTGACCCCGTAACCGCCGTCCGTGGCGGTGGCGGTGGCGCCGGCGACGGCCGTGCCGCCGCCCACGGACCGGATGGCCCCGGTGTCCACCGCGGCCGGGTCGTCGTCGGCGTCGCGCCAGACGAACCCGTGGAAGGGCGCCACGGTCAGCGCGGTGTCCGCGCCGTTCTCCACGACCGCGCCCGCCACCGCGTCGATGTCCTCGCGGACGATGAAGGGGCTGGTGCACTGCACGAGGAGCACGGCGTCGACGGCGGAGCCGTGCAGCGCCTCGTGGGCGGCCATGGCGTGCAGGACGGCCGCCTCGGAGGTCGCCGTGTCGCCGGCGATGGCGGCGGGCCGCAGCACGACCTCGGCGCCGGCCTGCCGGGCGGCGGCGGCGATCGCCTGGTCGTCGGTGGAGACCACGACGTCCGTCACGAGCCGGGCCGCCCGGCACTCGCGCACCGCGCGGGCGACCAGTGGTATGCCCCCGACGGGGAGCAGGTTCTTGGCGGGAACGCCCTTGGACCCGCCCCGCGCCGGGATCACCGCGAGCACACGCGGCACGGACGTGAGCCGCCCCGCTTCCGAGATGGTCATTGGCTGTACTCCTTGATGAGGGGCTGGCGTACGGCGCCCCGAAGGGGGCGCGGGGAACTGCGCGCCCGGCCACGGCGCACCCGCAGGTCCGAAACGGCATCCGCCGCGGAGCGAACCGTCACAGCTCCCCCATCCGCCGGATGACCGGGGCCACCCGCTGCACCCCGTGCCGGTAGGCACCGCGGGCCGCCCGCCGCACGATCTGCCGGACGGGCCCCGGCTCCCGGTCCGCGTCGGGCGCCCCCGGCAGC belongs to Streptomyces sp. V3I8 and includes:
- a CDS encoding N-acylneuraminate cytidylyltransferase, which codes for MTISEAGRLTSVPRVLAVIPARGGSKGVPAKNLLPVGGIPLVARAVRECRAARLVTDVVVSTDDQAIAAAARQAGAEVVLRPAAIAGDTATSEAAVLHAMAAHEALHGSAVDAVLLVQCTSPFIVREDIDAVAGAVVENGADTALTVAPFHGFVWRDADDDPAAVDTGAIRSVGGGTAVAGATATATDGGYGVNHDKSFRPRRQDRPQDLLETGAAYAMDAAGLREHKHRFFGRTELVRTDPARVLEIDDPHDLARARALAPLFDANRPGTLPTAADIDAVVLDFDGTQTDDRVLIDSDGKEFVSVHRGDGLGIAALRRSGLSMLILSTEQNPVVAARARKLRIPVLHGIDRKDLALKQWCEEQGIAPERVLYVGNDVNDLPCFALVGWPVAVASAHDVVRGAARAVTTVPGGDGAIREIASWILGPSLDSLDK